One genomic segment of Cyanobacteriota bacterium includes these proteins:
- a CDS encoding GAF domain-containing sensor histidine kinase, with protein MLTDAFHLTAELTARLTNAPIVEQMSDIARRLAECFQADSSAISAHVSELASGTYWFRDGWSPNISTISLDTWLSHPQIQHHLQQLDLFQVVDIEILPTSSQLPSGLASCSVLLVKVGWSGVENGLIGLLRLGTNPWSSSDVKGLATVASPIAMAFAHLATVHQVATLRDQVQAITARQNLLDRISAAIRSSLDLTTILQLAIAGVTDLLGGDRGLVLLINYGDPLLTQHTMLSTLNQLVSRRLTLIPSASEVPTREVRPELLPVSSSQEPRKSGTQIMLAAQWCRSDGDALQLPSESSSFLLADCMLCQQAFSNPYEVIAVANVQELLTSHPSAVPNALLQVDRFPALLLVPLGHRGTVLGFLVIQRSTSYPWQPDDLKLAEQVGSQVSTAIIQLQTLRQVRALVEERTSQLCRSLEVQSKLYEVTRRQVAELQALNQVKDGFLTTVNHELRTPLTSMRLAIRMLRRSDLAKDRHDHYVNILEQCCDREIELIQNLLMLQELELKKFTAPLDWIDLVEIVTDLVPEFQGKWRSCNVSLVTNLPQHLYLQSSRDNIRWILTELLTNAGKYAFSNTQVTLTASLDGESPNQQVTITLCNQGHGIAEDELAHVFETFWRGAKANDHVIPGTGLGLALVKGLVDYMQGTIKVTSQPLVKPADRASPTTAHGLDSLPSHPQPYQTCFTIRLPQAIKPY; from the coding sequence CATGTGAGCGAGCTTGCCAGCGGCACCTACTGGTTTAGAGATGGCTGGTCACCCAACATTTCTACTATTTCCTTAGATACTTGGCTTAGTCATCCCCAAATCCAACATCATCTGCAACAGTTAGACCTGTTTCAAGTTGTGGATATTGAAATCTTGCCTACGTCTAGCCAATTACCTTCTGGCCTGGCAAGTTGCTCTGTCTTGCTTGTTAAAGTAGGCTGGTCTGGTGTTGAAAATGGACTCATTGGGTTATTGCGGCTTGGTACTAATCCCTGGAGTAGTTCAGATGTGAAAGGGTTGGCTACGGTAGCTAGCCCTATCGCGATGGCATTTGCACATCTAGCTACAGTCCATCAAGTAGCAACTCTGCGTGACCAAGTTCAGGCTATTACTGCACGCCAAAATCTGCTTGATCGAATCAGCGCAGCCATACGTAGCTCCCTGGACTTGACGACTATTTTGCAACTGGCGATTGCGGGGGTAACTGACTTGCTTGGTGGAGATCGGGGTCTAGTGCTGTTGATTAACTATGGAGATCCCTTGCTGACCCAGCATACGATGCTGTCAACTCTCAACCAACTAGTTTCCCGTCGATTAACTCTGATCCCATCTGCTTCAGAGGTACCAACCAGAGAAGTTAGGCCGGAATTACTTCCTGTATCTTCTAGTCAAGAACCCCGTAAATCTGGGACTCAGATTATGCTGGCGGCTCAGTGGTGCCGAAGTGATGGGGATGCCCTCCAACTACCTTCAGAATCCTCATCCTTCTTGTTGGCAGACTGTATGCTCTGTCAACAAGCCTTCAGCAACCCCTACGAAGTGATAGCCGTTGCCAATGTCCAAGAACTGTTGACATCACATCCCTCTGCAGTGCCTAATGCCCTTTTGCAAGTAGATAGATTCCCTGCCCTTTTGTTAGTTCCTCTAGGGCATCGTGGAACTGTGCTAGGGTTCTTGGTGATTCAACGCAGCACTTCCTATCCATGGCAGCCGGATGACCTAAAACTGGCAGAACAAGTTGGTAGCCAAGTCAGCACGGCCATCATTCAGTTGCAAACCCTCCGCCAAGTGCGGGCATTGGTAGAAGAGCGCACCTCTCAACTTTGTCGCAGTTTGGAGGTGCAATCCAAGTTGTATGAAGTCACCCGCCGTCAAGTCGCTGAATTGCAGGCCCTAAACCAAGTGAAAGATGGTTTTCTCACGACGGTGAATCACGAGTTACGCACTCCATTAACTAGTATGCGGTTGGCAATTCGGATGCTACGGCGATCGGATTTAGCAAAGGATCGCCATGACCATTACGTAAATATTTTGGAGCAGTGCTGCGATCGAGAAATTGAGCTGATTCAAAACCTCCTGATGCTCCAAGAGTTAGAGCTAAAGAAATTCACTGCACCACTGGACTGGATTGATCTGGTAGAAATTGTGACCGACTTGGTGCCAGAATTCCAAGGCAAATGGCGATCGTGTAATGTATCGTTGGTAACTAATTTACCGCAGCACCTATATCTCCAGAGCAGTCGTGATAATATCCGCTGGATACTAACGGAACTGCTGACTAACGCTGGTAAGTATGCCTTCTCCAATACACAAGTTACATTGACAGCTTCACTAGACGGGGAGTCACCAAACCAACAGGTGACAATAACCCTGTGCAACCAGGGGCATGGCATTGCTGAAGATGAACTGGCCCATGTGTTTGAAACATTTTGGCGTGGAGCTAAGGCAAATGATCATGTTATTCCAGGGACAGGGCTAGGGTTAGCCCTTGTAAAAGGGTTGGTTGACTATATGCAAGGTACGATTAAGGTCACGAGTCAACCCTTGGTTAAGCCAGCAGATAGAGCTAGTCCTACAACGGCGCATGGTCTCGACTCATTGCCATCTCATCCACAACCCTATCAAACCTGCTTTACAATTCGTTTACCTCAGGCGATTAAACCCTATTGA